In one Lolium rigidum isolate FL_2022 chromosome 3, APGP_CSIRO_Lrig_0.1, whole genome shotgun sequence genomic region, the following are encoded:
- the LOC124700497 gene encoding uncharacterized protein LOC124700497 (The sequence of the model RefSeq protein was modified relative to this genomic sequence to represent the inferred CDS: added 58 bases not found in genome assembly) yields the protein MNSSAFTCCCLPPTPASGKASIPKSNTRVGRRDLVLRSSELATLAALFSFSGTKPSYLGVQKSPPSLALCPATNSCVSTSEKMSDTTHYAPPWNYNPKDGPRGKPISKDEAMKELIEVVTKTKPDKFTPNIVEKGDDYVRVEYESPIFGFVDDVEFWFPPGKKSIVEYRSASRSGFKDFDINKKRVKALRLELEKKGWASESSF from the exons CATCAATCCCAAAGAGCAACACAAGAGTCGGACGGAG AGACCTCGTTCTCAGAAGCAGCGAGCTCGCcaccctcgccgccctcttcagcTTCAG TGGCACCAAGCCGAGCTATCTCGGCGTGCAGAAGAGTCCCCCCTCCCTTGCGCTCTGCCCTGCCACCAACAGCTGCGTGTCAACATCTGAGAAGATGAGCGATACGACTCACTACGCGCCCCCATG GAATTACAACCCCAAGGATGGCCCCAGGGGTAAACCCATAAGTAAAGACGAGGCCATGAAAGAGCTCATCGAAGTT GTAACGAAGACAAAGCCGGACAAGTTCACTCCAAATATAGTAGAGAAAGGAGATGACTATGTTCGAGTTGAATACGAGAGCCCTATATTCGGG TTTGTAGACGATGTTGAGTTCTGGTTCCCTCCTGGCAAGAAATCAATTGTTGAATACCGATCGGCATCTCGGTCAGGATTCAAAGACTTCGATATCAACAAGAAGAGAGTAAAG GCACTGAGATTGGAACTGGAAAAGAAGGGCTGGGCTTCAGAAAGCAGCTTCTGA
- the LOC124700498 gene encoding uncharacterized protein LOC124700498, with protein MARESWLTKVRSAMSSSTKSSPSSSASGAPPLAGANSRKGNVGILAFEVANLLSKLLHLWRAVGDAAVARLRHETFYLDGVRKVVSDDDAFLLGLARAELVDALRAAGDAVGALAARCTDPCLRDFRDAFLEFAEVGRDRHRWAAATWKEMDVRARKMDKQVAGTTALRRAMEELVEAEHGLRKFLRCDVGGGGGGGGHRRSLSASKISVAAEQQQLIFSKKQDVKHLKQTSLWGCTFDVVVSSLARTAFTVLARIKLVLGDGGRDQRHAPLHRSLTLSSAVHPSLDAPPTPSRKSMSMETLPPFDVVATVQVQSASKWRRGFFEYSSATLVPPAGTLGAAALAPRYAGLVISIERMARSPRRMVGPDERDELYGMLTASVRAQLRARLRGAVAEADAGLASEWRAALGGILEWLAPMAHATVRWQAERSFEQRKTTTTTTDISRLPPRGGGGNTFLLQTLQFADRDKVEAAVVELLVGLNYVWRFEKEMSCRALFAVHRQLLDGTGATEDTGRNCHVGGYAVDGSGNGTVSSCA; from the coding sequence ATGGCGCGCGAGTCATGGCTCACCAAGGTCCGATCGGCCATGTCCTCCTCCACTAAGTCGTCGCCGTCTTCCTCGGCGTCGGGGGCGCCGCCGCTGGCGGGCGCCAACAGCAGGAAGGGCAACGTCGGCATCCTGGCCTTCGAGGTGGCAAACCTGCTGTCGAAGCTGCTCCACCTGTGGCGCGCCGTGGGGGACGCCGCAGTGGCGCGCCTCCGCCACGAGACATTCTACCTCGACGGCGTCCGGAAGGTAGTCTCGGACGACGACGCCTTCCTCCTCGGCCTCGCGCGCGCCGAGCTAGTAGACGCGCTCCGTGCCGCCGGTGACGCCGTTGGCGCGCTCGCGGCACGCTGCACAGACCCATGCCTCCGCGACTTCAGGGACGCGTTCCTGGAGTTCGCCGAGGTTGGTCGTGACCGGCACCGGTGGGCCGCGGCGACGTGGAAGGAGATGGACGTGCGGGCGCGCAAGATGGACAAGCAGGTGGCCGGCACCACCGCGCTCCGGAGGGCCATGGAGGAGCTGGTGGAGGCCGAGCACGGCCTCCGGAAGTTCCTCCGGTGCGACGTTGGTGGAGGCGGTGGGGGGGGAGGGCATCGGCGCAGCTTGTCGGCGAGCAAGATctcggtggcggcggagcagcagcAGCTGATATTCTCCAAGAAGCAGGACGTGAAGCACCTCAAGCAGACGTCTCTGTGGGGATGCACCTTCGACGTCGTCGTCTCGTCGCTGGCGCGCACGGCTTTCACCGTCCTTGCGCGCATAAAGCTCGTCTTAGGCGACGGCGGCCGGGACCAGCGGCACGCGCCGCTCCACCGGAGCCTCACCCTCTCGTCCGCGGTCCACCCGTCCCTGGACGCACCGCCGACGCCGTCGCGCAAGTCCATGTCGATGGAGACGTTGCCGCCGTTCGACGTCGTCGCCACCGTCCAGGTCCAGAGCGCGAGCAAATGGCGGCGCGGCTTCTTCGAGTACAGCTCGGCGACGCTGGTGCCGCCGGCTGGGACACTGGGCGCGGCGGCCCTGGCGCCGCGGTACGCCGGGCTGGTGATCTCGATCGAGCGGATGGCGCGATCGCCGCGGCGGATGGTGGGCCCAGACGAGCGGGACGAGCTCTACGGCATGCTCACGGCGAGCGTGCGCGCGCAGCTCCGGGCGCGGCTGCGCGGGGCTGTAGCCGAGGCGGACGCGGGTCTCGCCAGCGAGTGGCGCGCCGCGCTGGGCGGCATCCTGGAGTGGCTGGCCCCCATGGCGCACGCCACAGTGCGGTGGCAGGCGGAGCGCAGCTTCGAGCAGAGGaagacgaccacgacgacgacggaCATATCCCGGTTGCCACCTCGGGGCGGGGGCGGCAACACGTTCTTGCTGCAGACGCTGCAGTTCGCCGACCGCGACAAGGTGGAGGCCGCCGTAGTAGAGCTGCTCGTCGGGCTCAACTACGTGTGGCGGTTCGAGAAGGAGATGAGCTGCCGCGCGCTCTTTGCCGTCCACCGCCAGCTCCTCGACGGCACCGGCGCCACCGAGGACACCGGCCGCAATTGCCATGTTGGAGGCTACGCCGTCGACGGGAGTGGCAATGGAACAGTAAGCTCGTGCGCGTAA